One genomic region from Desulfurobacteriaceae bacterium encodes:
- a CDS encoding class I SAM-dependent methyltransferase encodes MIKEIKQTIEFYNQYAEKLIEKYEKAEPKKLQTFILKSLPGRESKILEIGFGSGRELKFLMENGYQVWGVDGAIEFVKLAKKRFPEISNRFFHACLPDLNLPSNYLKFFDVIISIAVLMHIPKRFYRQIAKNLAKYLKDDGVVILSYSLTPREERERFFERMDPKDVLEAFLAEGFRKEDELKTSDAFLERRDILWITEVYRLERKD; translated from the coding sequence ATGATAAAAGAAATAAAACAGACAATAGAATTTTACAATCAGTATGCAGAGAAACTGATAGAAAAATACGAAAAAGCAGAACCTAAGAAACTTCAAACTTTCATATTGAAATCGCTTCCTGGTAGAGAATCTAAAATTTTAGAAATAGGATTTGGATCAGGACGAGAACTAAAGTTTTTAATGGAGAATGGTTATCAAGTTTGGGGAGTAGATGGTGCAATAGAGTTTGTTAAGTTGGCAAAAAAGAGATTTCCTGAGATATCTAATCGTTTTTTCCACGCTTGTCTTCCAGATTTAAATCTTCCTTCTAACTATCTCAAGTTTTTTGATGTAATTATTTCTATCGCGGTTTTAATGCATATTCCAAAAAGGTTTTATAGACAAATTGCTAAGAACTTGGCTAAGTATCTAAAAGATGATGGTGTAGTAATTTTGAGTTATAGCTTAACTCCTCGAGAAGAAAGAGAAAGATTTTTTGAAAGGATGGATCCGAAAGATGTTTTGGAAGCCTTTTTAGCTGAAGGTTTTAGAAAAGAAGATGAACTAAAAACATCGGATGCTTTCTTAGAAAGAAGGGATATCCTGTGGATTACAGAGGTATATAGACTTGAAAGAAAAGATTGA
- a CDS encoding ParA family protein: MIITVAHQKGGVGKSTIAVNLAVEMQVPIIDLDSQHSCYLFSKIREREQGKLLQVFTPETLEDIKTILQERKNEKLLIDSGGYDNDLNRFALVVSDMVITPVSPSQIEIFGLQKFEKVVEKARKYNPNLNVYVLINNADARSLSEIIELKKFVESSPTFKIFNSKIFRRVDYKRSYQNGLSVCEYNPNSKACREIKTLIKEIDSLIVSDM; encoded by the coding sequence ATGATAATTACCGTAGCCCATCAAAAGGGAGGAGTAGGTAAGTCAACAATAGCAGTCAACCTCGCTGTAGAAATGCAGGTTCCGATTATAGACCTGGACAGTCAGCACTCTTGTTATCTTTTCTCAAAAATTCGGGAAAGGGAACAAGGAAAATTATTACAAGTATTTACTCCTGAAACTCTTGAGGATATAAAAACGATTTTGCAGGAAAGGAAGAATGAGAAGCTTCTTATAGATAGTGGTGGTTACGATAATGACCTTAACAGATTTGCTCTAGTTGTTTCAGATATGGTTATTACTCCTGTATCTCCTAGTCAGATAGAAATTTTTGGTCTACAAAAATTTGAGAAAGTGGTAGAAAAAGCAAGAAAGTATAATCCTAACTTAAACGTGTATGTTTTAATAAACAATGCAGATGCAAGAAGCCTTTCGGAAATTATAGAGTTAAAAAAGTTTGTAGAATCCTCTCCTACTTTCAAAATCTTTAACTCTAAAATTTTTCGTCGCGTAGATTACAAAAGATCCTATCAAAACGGTCTTTCAGTTTGTGAGTATAACCCCAATTCTAAAGCGTGTCGTGAAATAAAAACGCTTATTAAAGAAATAGATAGTCTAATTGTAAGTGACATGTAA
- a CDS encoding recombinase family protein, producing MLSKGNVLIITELSRLGRSMLEIMEILSILLRKCVELHVVKNKQVLKDDLQSKVFAMAFSITAEIERKLISQRTKEALRRRKAKGKPLGRPKGSYSSGLDKYKDQYRRV from the coding sequence ATGCTTTCGAAAGGAAATGTTTTGATTATTACCGAACTCTCCAGACTCGGTAGATCTATGCTGGAGATTATGGAAATCCTTTCCATTCTGTTAAGAAAATGTGTGGAACTTCACGTTGTAAAGAACAAGCAAGTCTTAAAAGATGATTTGCAATCCAAAGTCTTTGCTATGGCTTTTTCTATAACTGCAGAAATAGAAAGGAAATTAATTAGTCAAAGAACAAAAGAAGCTTTAAGGAGAAGAAAAGCAAAAGGTAAACCCCTTGGACGTCCTAAAGGTAGCTATTCTTCTGGACTAGACAAATACAAGGACCAATATAGAAGAGTTTAG
- a CDS encoding recombinase family protein, which translates to MHVRFSENVCAYIRVSTDRQETENQRFEILRYANEKKLGNIEIIEETISGRKS; encoded by the coding sequence ATACATGTAAGGTTTTCTGAGAATGTCTGTGCTTACATAAGAGTTTCTACAGATAGACAAGAGACTGAAAACCAAAGATTTGAAATTCTTAGATATGCTAATGAGAAAAAGCTAGGAAATATTGAGATTATAGAAGAAACTATAAGTGGTAGGAAAAGTTGA